One genomic region from Argentina anserina chromosome 2, drPotAnse1.1, whole genome shotgun sequence encodes:
- the LOC126785463 gene encoding uncharacterized protein LOC126785463 isoform X1, which produces MGPRVCQVCNEAQSKYKCPSCRAPYCSVPCFKKHKETPCVSPLPSEENPKSTCVLPVQSEETSSSFSSAAAPESLVERPITVTEPSAVLERHQLEAIASSSELRDALKDKSLQKLIGSIDCSTDAENELDKAMEVEVFRLLTDKILSAINP; this is translated from the exons ATGGGTCCTCGAGTGTGCCAAGTCTGCAACGAAGCTCAATCCAAGTACAAGTGCCCTTCATGCCGTGCACCTTA TTGTTCCGTGCCGTGTTTCAAGAAGCACAAAG AAACCCCGTGCGTTTCGCCACTGCCGTCAGAGGAAAACCCAA AGAGCACATGTGTTTTGCCAGTGCAATCTGAGGAAACATCAA GTTCTTTTTCTTCAGCTGCTGCTCCAGAATCACTGGTTGAAAGGCCAATAACTGTTACTGAACCAAGTGCTGTGCTTGAAAGGCATCAACTAGAGGCTATAG CTTCTTCCAGTGAACTCCGCGATGCTTTGAAAGACAAAAGTCTTCAAAAGCTCATTGGGAGTATAGATTGTTCTACAGATGCGGAGAAT GAACTTGATAAAGCTATGGAGGTGGAGGTGTTTCGGTTACTTACTGACAAG ATCCTATCTGCCATCAACCCATAA
- the LOC126785463 gene encoding uncharacterized protein LOC126785463 isoform X2, which translates to MGPRVCQVCNEAQSKYKCPSCRAPYCSVPCFKKHKETPCVSPLPSEENPSSFSSAAAPESLVERPITVTEPSAVLERHQLEAIASSSELRDALKDKSLQKLIGSIDCSTDAENELDKAMEVEVFRLLTDKILSAINP; encoded by the exons ATGGGTCCTCGAGTGTGCCAAGTCTGCAACGAAGCTCAATCCAAGTACAAGTGCCCTTCATGCCGTGCACCTTA TTGTTCCGTGCCGTGTTTCAAGAAGCACAAAG AAACCCCGTGCGTTTCGCCACTGCCGTCAGAGGAAAACCCAA GTTCTTTTTCTTCAGCTGCTGCTCCAGAATCACTGGTTGAAAGGCCAATAACTGTTACTGAACCAAGTGCTGTGCTTGAAAGGCATCAACTAGAGGCTATAG CTTCTTCCAGTGAACTCCGCGATGCTTTGAAAGACAAAAGTCTTCAAAAGCTCATTGGGAGTATAGATTGTTCTACAGATGCGGAGAAT GAACTTGATAAAGCTATGGAGGTGGAGGTGTTTCGGTTACTTACTGACAAG ATCCTATCTGCCATCAACCCATAA
- the LOC126785447 gene encoding transcription factor PIF1 isoform X1, with amino-acid sequence MKTEMNHFVPDFEMDEDYSIQASSARARKSAMPDNEIMELVWQEGRLVMQSQLQRPQKKTRYDAVIPQQAVTPAAPLPQQPDNQPQLFMQEDEMASWLQYPLTEDDSFCADLLYNDSSNVQPNNNSHPPPVHPLPPPRRTELQNFLHFSRLNNNNNNNRPRYGSPAAAPSSVVRETTVVDSNDTPLVGPDSRVMAASNNNASPGISMSGGGGVAATGTATASAGKDVVTCEMSLTSPGGGSTSGSGSLSTDQMTTEKPPPPPPVEDRKRKGGRDPDDAECQSEDVELESPTAKKQTRGSTSTRRSRAAEVHNLSERRRRDRINEKMRSLQELIPRCNKSDKASMLDEAIEYLKSLQLQVQMMSMGCGMVPMMFPGVPPYMPMGMGMGIGMGVEMGMTRPIMPYGNVLAGSTMPTAAQMRPRFPVPAYQMQTMLPNYPNRVQATNTSEHMSNSLVTQTQNQSREPNFADPYQQYFTPQQMQMQMQMQLQQSLSSLQNQAMAQPSSSKPSSSMGPENQESHQ; translated from the exons ATG AAAACAGAAATGAATCACTTCGTCCCGGATTTCGAAATGGACGAGGATTACTCTATCCAGGCTTCTTCTGCTCGCGCGAGAAAATCCGCTAT GCCGGACAATGAGATCATGGAGCTGGTATGGCAAGAGGGTCGGCTAGTTATGCAGAGCCAACTCCAGAGGCCGCAGAAGAAGACCAGATACGACGCTGTTATTCCCCAACAGGCTGTAACTCCGGCCGCGCCCCTACCGCAGCAGCCGGATAATCAACCACAGCTGTTTATGCAAGAAGATGAAATGGCCTCCTGGCTACAGTACCCTTTAACCGAGGACGACTCTTTCTGCGCCGACCTTCTTTATAACGACTCCAGTAACGTTCAACCCAACAACAACAGCCACCCACCGCCGGTCCATCCTCTTCCGCCACCTAGGAGGACCGAGCTCCAGAACTTCCTCCACTTCTCCCgactcaacaacaacaacaataacaacaGGCCTCGGTATGGATCACCGGCGGCGGCGCCGTCGAGCGTGGTGAGGGAGACGACGGTTGTGGACTCGAACGACACGCCGCTAGTGGGCCCGGACTCCAGGGTTATGGCCGCCTCCAACAACAATGCTAGCCCGGGCATCAGCATgagcggcggaggaggagttGCCGCCACCGGTACGGCTACGGCGTCCGCCGGGAAAGACGTTGTGACATGCGAGATGTCGCTGACGTCTCCCGGCGGAGGCTCTACCAGCGGGAGCGGGAGCCTAAGCACCGATCAGATGACGACTGAGAAGCCCCCGCCGCCTCCGCCGGTGGAGGATCGGAAGCGCAAAGGAGGTAGAGACCCCGACGACGCCGAGTGTCAGAGCGAG GATGTGGAGTTGGAATCTCCCACAGCAAAGAAGCAAACCCGGGGATCGACTTCGACCAGGAGATCGCGAGCTGCGGAGGTCCACAATCTCTCAGAAAGG AGACGTCGCGATAGGATCAACGAGAAGATGAGGTCTCTACAAGAACTGATACCTCGTTGCAATAAG TCCGACAAAGCGTCAATGCTGGATGAAGCAATTGAGTACTTGAAATCACTTCAGTTGCAAGTACAG ATGATGTCCATGGGATGCGGGATGGTCCCTATGATGTTTCCTGGTGTTCCACCATATATGCCAATGGGGATGGGAATGGGCATCGGCATGGGAGTGGAAATGGGAATGACTCGGCCTATAATGCCATATGGTAATGTGTTAGCTGGTTCTACCATGCCAACAGCGGCTCAGATGAGACCGAGGTTTCCTGTGCCAGCATATCAAATGCAGACTATGCTTCCCAATTATCCTAACAGAGTCCAAGCAACTAATACATCGGAACATATGTCAAACTCACTTGTGACACAAACTCAGAACCAATCACGAGAACCAAATTTTGCAGATCCTTATCAGCAGTACTTCACTCCCCAGCAGATGCAGATGCAGATGCAGATGCAACTACAGCAG TCCCTTTCCTCTTTACAAAATCAAGCTATGGCTCAGCCAAGTTCTAGCAAGCCAAGTTCCAGCATGGGACCAGAAAATCAAGAGAGCCATCAATGA
- the LOC126785457 gene encoding LOW QUALITY PROTEIN: ribonuclease H2 subunit A (The sequence of the model RefSeq protein was modified relative to this genomic sequence to represent the inferred CDS: deleted 2 bases in 2 codons; substituted 1 base at 1 genomic stop codon), translating into MGSGTTLPLWASEPCIMGIDEAGRGPVLGPMVYGCLYCACSYEKTLSSLNFADSKTLKEEKREELFENLKADGSIGWAVDIIDPRELSGKMLKKNKINLNEISHDSAIGLVAKVLNMGVLLTEVYVDTVGDTEKYRCKLSERFPGVSFVVAKKADSLYPVVSGASIAAKVTRDRSLRDWVIDETAENMHKKFGSGYPGDPETKAWLXHHKHSVFGFPSLVRFSWGTCTPYFKDIAEVLWESMDEDASSSAGKRQLKLSNFGVTTSKRKIEEIESSGKGRCKFFMARKLEQVTHF; encoded by the exons ATGGGATCTGGCACTACACTTCCCCTGTGGGCGTCAGAACCTTGTATCATGGGCATCGATGAAGCCGGCCGAGGCCCTGTTTTAGGACCAATGGTGTATGGATGCTTATACTGTGCTTGCTCATATGAAAAGACACTGTCCTCTTTGAACTTTGCAGATTCAAAGACActaaaagaagagaagagggagGAATTA TTTGAGAATCTAAAGGCTGATGGATCAATTGGGTGGGCTGTCGATATCATAGATCCAAGAGAGCTTTCAGGTAAAATGCTAAAGAAGAATAAGATAAACCTTAATGAAATATCACATGACTCTGCAATTGGCCTTGTTGCTAAGGTACTCAACATGGGGGTTCTTCTAACTGAGGTTTACGTGGATACAGTGGGAGATACTGAAAAGTATAGATGTAAACTGTCTGAAAGATTTCCTGGTGTCAGTTTTGTTGTTGCAAAGAAGGCCGATAGTCTTTACCCAGTTGTTAGTGGAGCTAGCATAGCTGCAAAAGTCACAAGGGACAGATCCTTAAGGGACTGGGTTATTGATGAGACAGCT GAAAATATGCACAAAAAATTTGGTTCTGGATATCCTGGAGATCCCGAGACCAAGGCCTGGTTGTAACATCACAAACATTCGGTATTTGGATTCCCATCATTGGTACGTTTCAGCTGGGGCACATGTACTCCTTACTTCAAAGACATTGCTGAAGTCCTATGGGAATCAATGGATGAAGATGCTAGCAGTTCTGCTGGGAAAAGGCAACTGAAATTAAGTAATTTTGGTGTCACAACATCAAAGAGAAAGATTGAAGAAATAGAATCAAGTGGTAAAGGACGCTGCAAATTTTTTATGGCTCGTAAGCTTGAGCAAGTCACTCATTTCTAA
- the LOC126785441 gene encoding LOW QUALITY PROTEIN: probable disease resistance protein At5g66900 (The sequence of the model RefSeq protein was modified relative to this genomic sequence to represent the inferred CDS: deleted 1 base in 1 codon), with protein sequence MVFIVYSDDSPTYIDFYVCMKMAGIGELAAGGAVGLAFSLLYNAASALVIESNQFKPRLEQLMVTLNSLIPLIKEIEDGNRELDRPNETVYLQRKLVKGKELIDKLSKVGGWNLFKPYYSRQLVELDSSLNGMLQRLIPVGVRDGQDILIEVRSIKRMMIQNGLHDDQVQNQNPVGDGETRATSPYPPSSPIGLDEPLRELKMKLLHNDQVSMLTVTAPGGSGKTTLVQMFCNDQEVKEKFDNRIFFETVSSKPNLDELETSLEKFRKEVEGNAALLVLDDVWLDSSRTLLEKIHQRSEWSSYKTLVTSREFPKYGSHFPLNPLTDDEAMTLLKESISPENSSGTADELLEQIIKYCKRYPLAITVVGKSLFRESIEMWKEKVIEWSKSSILEDQAILLDRLQPSLDVLGEDGAIIKECFIDLASLPEDGRVSAGVLIDVWAELHSLPENGAIVRLQHLNNRNLAKLVITSKEKEYVDGCYSEYFVTQHDMLRELALHQIRLDPKGESKRLNIDICGDHPPQRWIQNKNKLEETRLLSISTDGEFSSKWDNIHLAKAEVLILNFQTKNYAFPKLNRKMSKGLKVLIVRNNGLSPADMSNLELSSLPNLKRVRLERISISSISLKKKKKLRILEKISLFISSISLKEKKNLRSLEKISMFMCKTGQAFSNSSIRFFEAMPSLVEVNIDYCNDLKVLPADLCGLQRLKKLVITNCHNLSSLPEEIGKLSNLEVLRLRSCTELETLNDSITNLKILNFLDISDCFSIKMLPEDIGQLSKLKTINMRQCKRLQGLPTSIWELENTLKEVICDEETEELWEPFRMIKDLRITVVKEEFNLRWLFGH encoded by the exons ATGGTGTTCATTGTGTACTCCGACGACTCACCAACATATATAG ATTTTTATGTTTGTATGAAGATGGCTGGAATTGGGGAGCTAGCTGCAGGAGGTGCAGTAGGACTAGCATTTTCATTGCTGTATAACGCTGCAAGCGCGCTGGTCATCGAATCCAATCAGTTTAAACCCCGTCTCGAACAGCTCATGGTCACGTTAAACAGCTTAATACCATTGATCAAAGAGATAGAAGATGGTAACAGGGAACTGGATCGTCCCAATGAAACAGTATATCTTCAAAGGAAACTGGTGAAGGGCAAAGAGCTCATTGACAAGTTGTCCAAAGTTGGTGGTTGGAATTTGTTCAAACCTTACTACAGCAGACAGCTTGTTGAATTGGATAGTTCTCTCAACGGGATGTTGCAGAGGCTAATACCAGTGGGAGTAAGGGATGGCCAAGATATATTGATTGAAGTAAGGTCCATAAAGCGCATGATGATCCAAAATGGGCTGCATGATGATCAGGTACAGAATCAAAATCCAGTTGGTGATGGTGAAACTAGAGCTACATCACCTTATCCACCATCTTCCCCTATTGGATTAGATGAGCCTTTAAgggaattgaagatgaagctTCTTCATAATGATCAAGTGTCAATGCTTACGGTAACTGCTCCCGGAGGCTCCGGGAAAACCACTTTGGTGCAAATGTTTTGTAATGATCAGGAAGTAAAAG AAAAGTTCGACAACAGAATCTTCTTTGAAACTGTTTCGAGCAAACCCAACTTAGATGAGCTGGAAACATCTCTGGAGAAATTTCGAAAGGAAGTAGAAGGAAATGCTGCACTGCTGGTGCTGGATGATGTTTGGCTTGACTCATCAAGAACCCttcttgaaaagatacatCAACGCAGCGAATGGTCAAGTTACAAGACTCTTGTGACATCAAGAGAATTTCCAAAATATGGTTCCCATTTTCCTTTAAATCCATTGACAGATGATGAGGCAATGACTCTTCTCAAGGAATCTATATCCCCGGAGAATTCCTCTGGTACTGCAGATGAACTTCTGGAACAG ATAATAAAGTACTGTAAGAGATATCCACTTGCCATTACAGTGGTTGGAAAATCACTTTTCAGGGAGAGTATAGAGATGTGGAAAGAAAAAGTAATAGAATGGTCTAAGAGTTCTATTCTCGAAGATCAAGCTATTTTGCTTGACCGCCTTCAACCCAGCTTAGATGTTTTGGGTGAAGATGGCGCTATCATCAAGGAATGCTTCATAGACCTTGCTTCACTTCCTGAAGATGGGAGAGTCTCTGCTGGTGTGCTCATTGATGTGTGGGCAGAGCTACATAGCCTACCTGAAAATGGGGCTATTGTGAGATTGCAGCACCTGAACAATCGTAATCTGGCCAAACTTGTTATCACAAG CAAGGAGAAAGAGTATGTGGATGGCTGCTACAGTGAATATTTTGTTACGCAGCATGATATGCTTAGAGAGCTGGCATTGCATCAGATTCGTCTGGACCCTAAAGGAGAGAGCAAAAGACTGAACATAGACATCTGTGGAGATCATCCTCCGCAACGGTggatacaaaataaaaataagctGGAGGAAACTCGTTTGTTATCTATATCGACAG ATGGCGAGTTCTCATCAAAATGGGACAACATACATCTAGCAAAAGCTGAGGTTTTGATTCTGAATTTTCAGACAAAGAACTATGCTTTTcccaaattgaatagaaaaatGTCCAAGGGATTAAAGGTTCTGATAGTCAGAAACAATGGTTTATCACCTGCTGATATGAGTAATTTGGAACTGAGTTCTTTGCCTAATCTGAAGAGAGTCAGATTAGAGCGCATTTCCATTTCTTCCATAAgcttgaagaaaaagaaaaagctgAGAATTCTTGAGAAGATATCTTTGTTCATTTCTTCCATAAGcttgaaggaaaagaaaaacttgAGAAGTCTTGAGAAAATATCTATGTTCATGTGTAAAACTGGCCAAGCTTTCAGCAACAGTTCAATCCGA TTTTTTGAGGCAATGCCAAGTCTGGTGGAGGTAAACATTGACTATTGCAATGATTTAAAGGTACTGCCTGCTGATCTCTGTGGTCTTCAGCGCCTAAAGAAGCTTGTTATCACCAACTGTCATAACCTATCTTCCTTGCCTGAAGAGATTGGAAAGCTGAGCAACTTAGAAGTCCTAAGGCTACGGTCTTGCACAGAGCTGGAAACTTTAAACGACTCGATTACAAACCTCAAGATCTTAAACTTCCTCGACATATCTGATTGCTTCAGCATTAAGATGTTGCCTGAAGACATTGGTCAGCTGAGCAAATTGAAGACGATCAACATGAGACAGTGCAAAAGATTACAGGGGTTGCCTACATCAATCTGGGAGCTTGAGAACACATTGAAGGAAGTAATATGTGATGAAGAGACTGAAGAGTTATGGGAACCTTTCAGAATGATCAAGGACTTGCGCATAACAGTGGTCAAAGAAGAATTCAACTTACGTTGGCTCTTTGGTCATTGA
- the LOC126785447 gene encoding transcription factor PIF1 isoform X2 — protein sequence MNHFVPDFEMDEDYSIQASSARARKSAMPDNEIMELVWQEGRLVMQSQLQRPQKKTRYDAVIPQQAVTPAAPLPQQPDNQPQLFMQEDEMASWLQYPLTEDDSFCADLLYNDSSNVQPNNNSHPPPVHPLPPPRRTELQNFLHFSRLNNNNNNNRPRYGSPAAAPSSVVRETTVVDSNDTPLVGPDSRVMAASNNNASPGISMSGGGGVAATGTATASAGKDVVTCEMSLTSPGGGSTSGSGSLSTDQMTTEKPPPPPPVEDRKRKGGRDPDDAECQSEDVELESPTAKKQTRGSTSTRRSRAAEVHNLSERRRRDRINEKMRSLQELIPRCNKSDKASMLDEAIEYLKSLQLQVQMMSMGCGMVPMMFPGVPPYMPMGMGMGIGMGVEMGMTRPIMPYGNVLAGSTMPTAAQMRPRFPVPAYQMQTMLPNYPNRVQATNTSEHMSNSLVTQTQNQSREPNFADPYQQYFTPQQMQMQMQMQLQQSLSSLQNQAMAQPSSSKPSSSMGPENQESHQ from the exons ATGAATCACTTCGTCCCGGATTTCGAAATGGACGAGGATTACTCTATCCAGGCTTCTTCTGCTCGCGCGAGAAAATCCGCTAT GCCGGACAATGAGATCATGGAGCTGGTATGGCAAGAGGGTCGGCTAGTTATGCAGAGCCAACTCCAGAGGCCGCAGAAGAAGACCAGATACGACGCTGTTATTCCCCAACAGGCTGTAACTCCGGCCGCGCCCCTACCGCAGCAGCCGGATAATCAACCACAGCTGTTTATGCAAGAAGATGAAATGGCCTCCTGGCTACAGTACCCTTTAACCGAGGACGACTCTTTCTGCGCCGACCTTCTTTATAACGACTCCAGTAACGTTCAACCCAACAACAACAGCCACCCACCGCCGGTCCATCCTCTTCCGCCACCTAGGAGGACCGAGCTCCAGAACTTCCTCCACTTCTCCCgactcaacaacaacaacaataacaacaGGCCTCGGTATGGATCACCGGCGGCGGCGCCGTCGAGCGTGGTGAGGGAGACGACGGTTGTGGACTCGAACGACACGCCGCTAGTGGGCCCGGACTCCAGGGTTATGGCCGCCTCCAACAACAATGCTAGCCCGGGCATCAGCATgagcggcggaggaggagttGCCGCCACCGGTACGGCTACGGCGTCCGCCGGGAAAGACGTTGTGACATGCGAGATGTCGCTGACGTCTCCCGGCGGAGGCTCTACCAGCGGGAGCGGGAGCCTAAGCACCGATCAGATGACGACTGAGAAGCCCCCGCCGCCTCCGCCGGTGGAGGATCGGAAGCGCAAAGGAGGTAGAGACCCCGACGACGCCGAGTGTCAGAGCGAG GATGTGGAGTTGGAATCTCCCACAGCAAAGAAGCAAACCCGGGGATCGACTTCGACCAGGAGATCGCGAGCTGCGGAGGTCCACAATCTCTCAGAAAGG AGACGTCGCGATAGGATCAACGAGAAGATGAGGTCTCTACAAGAACTGATACCTCGTTGCAATAAG TCCGACAAAGCGTCAATGCTGGATGAAGCAATTGAGTACTTGAAATCACTTCAGTTGCAAGTACAG ATGATGTCCATGGGATGCGGGATGGTCCCTATGATGTTTCCTGGTGTTCCACCATATATGCCAATGGGGATGGGAATGGGCATCGGCATGGGAGTGGAAATGGGAATGACTCGGCCTATAATGCCATATGGTAATGTGTTAGCTGGTTCTACCATGCCAACAGCGGCTCAGATGAGACCGAGGTTTCCTGTGCCAGCATATCAAATGCAGACTATGCTTCCCAATTATCCTAACAGAGTCCAAGCAACTAATACATCGGAACATATGTCAAACTCACTTGTGACACAAACTCAGAACCAATCACGAGAACCAAATTTTGCAGATCCTTATCAGCAGTACTTCACTCCCCAGCAGATGCAGATGCAGATGCAGATGCAACTACAGCAG TCCCTTTCCTCTTTACAAAATCAAGCTATGGCTCAGCCAAGTTCTAGCAAGCCAAGTTCCAGCATGGGACCAGAAAATCAAGAGAGCCATCAATGA